One part of the Microbulbifer sp. THAF38 genome encodes these proteins:
- a CDS encoding RNA 3'-terminal phosphate cyclase translates to MAEQLILPMALGSGGCFSALKPSLYLPTNIQVIQKLTGTNVRLEKLGEDHWKVLVINN, encoded by the coding sequence TTGGCCGAACAATTAATACTACCCATGGCACTTGGTAGCGGTGGCTGTTTTAGTGCATTAAAACCTAGTTTGTACTTGCCAACCAATATTCAAGTGATTCAAAAACTAACTGGGACGAATGTTCGGCTGGAAAAGCTTGGTGAAGATCATTGGAAAGTTCTTGTTATAAATAATTAG
- a CDS encoding S8 family serine peptidase, translating into MMSKLLKLTVSVAALMAAACSGGGGGGDGEAGGSGTAVSVANQAPVASFTLSSQSGLSPAVVKFDASTSSDTDGSITKYEWNFDDGEGSDASGKDVEYTFYAYDEVDKEYTIQLTVTDDDGATATSEMTFIALKNLPPVAKFTYNQPDPKSRLVLFDASESTDSESTDLLYKWDFGDGTTGEGIQPEHEYQEYGNYSVSLIVDDQTGNTSKHVSNLLVSDGLFSAFGQLSLAQGVFADSDTSDPNTEDVPNNSMKEAQVISEISEISGLVSSPKRNSSGVELDRYDFYVATLKKDQEILLHMQEWENGSADIDLYLINESGYLIADSSGTSDTETLRVPEDGMYYLAAYAYAGTSAYRLRVFSSPTIDRSSNSIRTSDNFVAGQLLARLKPEAKTSDMQMLASLGAIKRSTGTDRPLLLDANQAAIGFGGAKPDAAVLHLNSAGVQVSADKQRKLETIHALKRLHASGKFEYVELNRIRQRQSVNDPLYPNMWHYPQISLSGAWRTSTGAGSIVAVLDTGILSAHPDMQDQLVAGYDMISDTGMALDGDGIDPNPEDPGDAPDGTHDSWHGTHVAGTIAAATNNAIGIAGVAYDAKIMPVRVLGYGGGSDYDIAQGIYFAAGLANDSGTVPERKADVINMSLGGSGHSQAMQDAVSAARAAGVIVVVAAGNSSDDASNYSPASLDGVITVAATRQGGDPAGYTNYGLNVDLTAPGGDTFADGGVISTIGNEIGSGEIEFIYGGMQGTSMATPHVAGVVALMKEAWKSMTPDDFDELVSDFRVSYGVTPSNLYGYGQIDAELAVASAKARATGTLQAGRLFVENGHQRELWTKKELEVELLADQPGVSVAEIISSEPWMSVTYLGEESNGLGSYRIAVDSSNLSVGRYSGILSFTASTETRFDLRVSVQIIDKEVDSSDYAGAIYVEFINLETGEAVDRVTATFDSELGVYHYKSSPLDATSEYGFGVMAGTDVDNDGIICEVDELCHRLESGDGWIPIVSGYFHEDVEVMNLELRALDSPLDNL; encoded by the coding sequence ATGATGTCTAAGCTTTTAAAATTAACCGTTTCCGTAGCTGCCCTTATGGCTGCGGCATGTAGCGGCGGCGGCGGCGGCGGTGATGGTGAGGCCGGAGGTAGTGGTACGGCTGTTTCTGTAGCTAACCAAGCTCCTGTAGCAAGCTTTACCTTATCCTCACAGTCTGGGCTTTCGCCTGCAGTTGTTAAGTTTGATGCATCTACTTCAAGTGATACGGATGGCAGTATCACTAAGTACGAGTGGAATTTTGATGATGGTGAAGGTAGTGATGCTAGTGGAAAGGACGTTGAATATACTTTTTATGCATACGATGAGGTTGATAAAGAGTATACGATTCAGCTGACAGTTACGGATGATGATGGCGCTACTGCCACTTCTGAAATGACGTTTATTGCACTTAAAAATTTGCCGCCTGTTGCAAAGTTTACATACAACCAGCCAGATCCTAAATCAAGATTGGTATTGTTCGATGCATCGGAAAGCACTGATTCGGAAAGTACCGACCTGTTGTATAAGTGGGATTTTGGTGATGGTACAACAGGTGAAGGTATCCAGCCAGAACATGAATACCAAGAGTACGGTAATTACTCCGTCAGCTTAATTGTGGATGATCAGACCGGAAACACTAGTAAGCATGTCAGCAATCTATTAGTTAGTGATGGGCTGTTTAGTGCCTTTGGGCAGTTATCCTTAGCTCAAGGTGTTTTTGCGGATAGTGATACTAGTGATCCAAATACTGAGGATGTGCCCAATAATTCTATGAAGGAGGCGCAAGTAATTTCTGAAATCAGTGAGATTTCAGGTCTTGTATCTTCCCCGAAAAGGAATTCTTCGGGTGTTGAGTTGGATAGATATGACTTCTATGTTGCTACGTTGAAGAAAGACCAAGAAATTCTTCTTCATATGCAAGAGTGGGAAAATGGCAGTGCGGATATTGATCTTTATCTGATCAATGAATCAGGTTATTTAATAGCAGATTCAAGTGGTACTTCAGATACCGAGACCCTGAGGGTACCTGAAGATGGCATGTACTACTTGGCGGCCTATGCATATGCGGGAACATCGGCTTATCGATTGAGAGTGTTTTCTTCCCCTACTATAGATAGATCCAGTAATTCAATCAGGACCAGCGACAATTTTGTTGCAGGCCAACTTCTGGCTCGTTTAAAGCCCGAAGCTAAAACCTCTGATATGCAGATGTTGGCTTCTCTAGGGGCAATCAAGCGTAGCACTGGGACTGACCGGCCATTGTTACTAGATGCAAATCAGGCTGCAATCGGATTTGGTGGGGCAAAACCGGATGCAGCAGTTTTACATCTGAATAGCGCCGGGGTCCAGGTTTCTGCTGATAAGCAACGAAAATTGGAGACTATTCATGCCTTAAAGCGACTGCATGCAAGTGGCAAGTTTGAGTATGTAGAGTTAAATCGCATTCGTCAGCGTCAATCTGTCAATGATCCTCTCTACCCGAATATGTGGCACTATCCGCAAATTTCCTTATCGGGTGCATGGCGTACATCCACTGGTGCGGGCTCAATAGTCGCGGTATTAGATACAGGGATTTTATCGGCACATCCCGATATGCAGGATCAGTTAGTAGCTGGTTACGATATGATCAGTGACACTGGGATGGCGTTGGATGGTGACGGTATTGATCCCAATCCTGAAGACCCTGGGGATGCACCAGATGGCACTCATGACTCTTGGCATGGAACACATGTGGCCGGCACTATCGCTGCTGCTACGAACAATGCTATTGGTATTGCTGGCGTAGCCTATGATGCCAAGATTATGCCAGTGCGAGTGCTTGGTTATGGGGGAGGTAGTGATTACGACATTGCGCAAGGAATCTATTTCGCAGCTGGTCTTGCCAATGACTCGGGTACAGTTCCTGAGCGAAAAGCAGATGTAATCAATATGAGCCTGGGAGGATCGGGTCATTCCCAGGCCATGCAGGATGCGGTGAGCGCGGCTCGTGCAGCGGGTGTCATTGTGGTTGTAGCAGCTGGTAACTCCAGTGATGACGCTAGCAATTATTCACCGGCTAGCCTTGATGGTGTTATTACGGTGGCTGCCACACGGCAGGGCGGTGACCCGGCAGGCTACACTAATTATGGTCTCAATGTTGACTTGACCGCGCCTGGCGGTGACACCTTTGCTGATGGTGGTGTAATCAGCACTATTGGGAATGAGATTGGGAGTGGAGAAATTGAATTTATCTACGGGGGGATGCAAGGAACATCCATGGCCACTCCCCATGTAGCCGGTGTTGTTGCCCTGATGAAGGAGGCATGGAAATCCATGACTCCTGATGATTTCGATGAGTTAGTCTCAGATTTTAGGGTTTCCTACGGTGTTACGCCAAGCAATTTGTATGGCTATGGTCAGATTGATGCGGAGCTCGCTGTGGCCTCGGCAAAAGCACGTGCGACTGGTACTTTGCAAGCTGGACGCCTGTTTGTCGAGAATGGTCATCAACGTGAGTTGTGGACCAAAAAAGAATTGGAGGTAGAACTGCTGGCAGACCAGCCTGGTGTTTCAGTGGCTGAGATTATTTCATCTGAGCCTTGGATGAGTGTTACTTATTTGGGCGAGGAATCGAATGGGCTCGGAAGCTATCGAATCGCGGTGGACTCAAGTAACCTATCAGTTGGTCGTTATTCAGGTATCCTCAGCTTCACTGCCTCCACAGAAACTAGGTTTGATTTACGAGTATCCGTACAAATCATCGATAAAGAAGTGGATTCCAGTGACTATGCTGGTGCTATTTATGTCGAATTTATAAATCTTGAGACTGGTGAAGCTGTTGATCGTGTAACAGCAACTTTTGATTCGGAGCTGGGTGTTTACCATTACAAATCATCACCGCTGGATGCAACTTCGGAATATGGATTTGGTGTTATGGCTGGTACAGATGTTGATAATGATGGGATTATCTGCGAAGTCGATGAGCTATGCCACCGCTTAGAATCTGGTGATGGTTGGATACCGATAGTTAGCGGTTATTTCCATGAGGATGTGGAGGTTATGAATTTGGAGTTGAGGGCGTTAGATAGTCCCTTGGATAATCTGTAA
- a CDS encoding slipin family protein → MKSLFKIWKIVNVADNERALLFRRSRFERVLPPGRHRIWLLSGDVRVETYDITDVVFDAIKAKFLLNTYGDLLGEYLQSYELSDQQVGLFYRDGHLVDILPPGSYRAVWKGGEAVRVGIVDISREYTIDDNVLGLLGRGACASQIRIAAQAVSYNEIPDEHVGLLIVNGKLEKALQPGRYGFWKYNRSIAVKLMDMRLQTIEVSGQEILTKDRVSLRINLSGSFKITDPQRVALKLSDYKHHIYRELQLSLREAVGTQTLDSLLADKDRLNIVIATGIHKKLAHYGIEIVSVGVKNIILPGDMKMILNQVVEAQKESEANSIKRHEETQAMRSLHSTAKMMDNDPTLLRLKELESLEKVSARIDKISVYGGLDGVLNDLVKLRSTA, encoded by the coding sequence ATGAAGTCTCTCTTTAAAATATGGAAGATTGTCAATGTGGCTGATAACGAGCGAGCACTGCTGTTTCGCCGCAGTCGATTTGAAAGGGTGCTGCCACCAGGGCGCCACCGTATCTGGCTGCTTTCTGGTGATGTACGGGTGGAAACCTATGATATTACCGATGTGGTTTTTGATGCGATCAAGGCAAAGTTTCTACTGAATACTTATGGCGATTTGTTAGGTGAATATTTACAGTCCTACGAGCTGTCTGATCAACAAGTTGGACTTTTCTATCGGGATGGTCACCTGGTGGATATCCTTCCCCCTGGTAGTTACCGTGCCGTATGGAAAGGGGGGGAAGCGGTTCGTGTAGGTATTGTGGATATTTCCAGGGAATACACGATCGATGACAATGTACTGGGGCTCCTCGGTCGTGGTGCTTGCGCAAGCCAAATACGCATCGCTGCTCAAGCGGTAAGCTATAACGAAATTCCCGATGAGCATGTGGGCCTTTTAATTGTCAATGGAAAATTGGAGAAAGCGCTGCAGCCGGGTCGCTATGGATTTTGGAAATACAATCGCTCTATCGCAGTGAAATTGATGGATATGCGCCTGCAAACTATAGAAGTAAGTGGCCAGGAAATTCTAACCAAGGATAGAGTTAGCCTGCGCATTAACCTGAGTGGCAGTTTCAAGATTACAGATCCACAACGGGTGGCATTAAAACTCAGTGATTATAAACACCATATTTATCGTGAATTACAATTAAGTTTGCGCGAAGCGGTGGGTACCCAGACTCTGGATAGTTTATTGGCAGATAAAGATCGGCTGAATATTGTTATTGCAACGGGCATCCATAAAAAACTAGCGCATTACGGTATCGAGATTGTCAGTGTCGGAGTGAAAAATATTATCTTGCCTGGCGATATGAAGATGATTCTCAATCAGGTAGTGGAGGCACAGAAGGAGTCTGAAGCGAATTCAATAAAGCGCCATGAAGAGACTCAGGCTATGCGCTCCCTGCATAGCACTGCCAAGATGATGGATAATGATCCTACATTGCTGCGTCTAAAAGAATTGGAATCTTTAGAAAAGGTCAGTGCACGTATCGATAAAATATCGGTGTATGGTGGCCTGGATGGCGTGCTTAATGATCTGGTGAAACTGCGCTCAACTGCTTGA
- a CDS encoding SRPBCC domain-containing protein, with translation MSNYTTSFFSPSSREDAYKAVTEKMSQWWTPVSAPFLKVGDIAKTGFKGQSYWVFQAKILKPEKLIELECTESNMVSDNVDNPEEWKGSTLRFEFSEENKGTLITFTHIGLSPEMKCWDMCKSGWDYYLFGSLKDFLSGNGGHPNTY, from the coding sequence ATGTCCAACTACACTACATCATTTTTTAGCCCAAGTTCCCGGGAAGATGCTTACAAGGCGGTAACCGAAAAAATGTCCCAGTGGTGGACACCGGTAAGCGCACCCTTCCTAAAGGTGGGCGACATCGCCAAAACCGGTTTTAAGGGGCAGTCTTACTGGGTCTTTCAAGCCAAAATATTGAAGCCCGAGAAATTGATTGAGCTTGAATGCACTGAATCCAATATGGTTTCCGATAATGTAGATAACCCAGAGGAGTGGAAGGGCAGTACTCTGCGATTCGAATTTTCTGAAGAGAATAAGGGAACTCTAATTACATTTACCCATATTGGCCTATCCCCAGAAATGAAATGTTGGGATATGTGTAAAAGTGGCTGGGATTATTACCTTTTTGGTAGCCTTAAGGACTTTTTAAGTGGGAACGGAGGTCACCCAAATACTTATTAG
- a CDS encoding histidine kinase has protein sequence MLNRIRQSIVYRIGTLMLLTVLVALSSMVASYVISDAAENDAAAVNLAGSLRAMSYRLSATAPSGNVQATADLADEVAKRLARVLSISDFSASDNLRAARNYRKVIVSWEREIRPLLESIASGRLSMDSLQLATYLEPFIGDVDTLVFDYQTIAEEKISLLRLVQLGSLFAIVVLVYLSLYILHRSVELPLKQLTSRSLSIAQGNFHQHRLEIDSEDELGVLARTINYMSDEIHATHQQLAKRVELKTEQLQKSHEALDFQYRLARRISEGPLAGTELGKWLEEFANMADLDNLDLCLMTPDGEAPYEHLVEGKGYNHCESYECRICVSSCGPSDEGSFHIHRFPLEVDKRNYGVLTCTLPQGKDLDEEQLQRLATFADSVTAAIAINEREAQERRVALLDERAIIARELHDSLAQSLSYLKIQVTRLSHANRSEQVNKSKVKEIIHELKEGLDSSYRQLRELLTTFRLQIGPGGLRNILEQSILAYREQHPQITILLDYHLNEVPLTPHEEIHLLQLVREATQNAVYHSQGDMVQISLIQAKNQSLNVRIRDNGVGISNAPEKRNHFGMSIMQERASNLNGKLNIQRREEGGTEVQFNFIPLYARERELVWRDAG, from the coding sequence ATGCTGAACCGAATCCGACAGTCTATTGTTTACCGCATCGGCACACTGATGTTACTCACCGTTCTGGTGGCTCTAAGCTCCATGGTAGCGTCCTATGTGATCTCCGATGCGGCCGAGAACGACGCTGCCGCGGTAAACCTTGCAGGCTCACTGCGCGCTATGAGTTATCGGCTCTCGGCCACAGCCCCCTCCGGTAATGTACAGGCAACAGCTGATCTTGCCGACGAGGTCGCTAAGCGCCTAGCACGGGTCCTCAGCATTTCTGACTTCAGCGCCAGTGACAACTTACGTGCCGCACGTAACTATCGCAAAGTGATTGTGAGCTGGGAGCGGGAGATTCGCCCACTGCTGGAATCCATTGCCTCTGGTCGCTTATCCATGGATTCCCTGCAGCTAGCCACCTACCTAGAGCCCTTTATCGGCGATGTCGATACCCTGGTATTTGACTACCAAACCATCGCCGAGGAAAAAATCAGCCTATTGCGCTTGGTGCAGCTGGGCTCACTGTTCGCTATCGTAGTACTTGTCTATCTGTCTCTTTATATTCTGCATCGCTCGGTGGAACTGCCTCTCAAACAACTTACCAGCCGTTCACTGAGCATCGCCCAGGGCAACTTCCATCAACATCGCCTGGAAATCGATAGCGAGGATGAGCTTGGAGTGCTTGCGCGCACCATCAACTACATGAGCGACGAAATCCATGCGACCCATCAACAGCTGGCCAAGCGCGTAGAGCTGAAAACTGAGCAGCTACAAAAGAGCCATGAGGCCTTAGACTTTCAGTACCGCCTGGCACGACGTATCAGCGAGGGGCCTCTAGCCGGCACTGAACTGGGGAAGTGGTTAGAGGAGTTTGCCAATATGGCAGATCTGGATAACCTCGACTTATGCCTTATGACCCCGGACGGCGAGGCACCCTACGAGCACCTGGTAGAGGGAAAAGGATATAACCACTGTGAGAGCTACGAATGCAGAATTTGTGTGAGTAGCTGTGGGCCCTCCGATGAGGGCAGCTTTCACATCCACCGCTTCCCCCTGGAAGTGGATAAACGCAACTATGGTGTGCTGACTTGCACCTTGCCTCAAGGCAAGGATCTGGATGAGGAACAGTTGCAGCGTCTGGCCACATTCGCCGACAGCGTTACCGCCGCCATCGCCATCAACGAGCGGGAGGCCCAGGAACGCCGCGTTGCCCTTCTGGATGAGCGCGCAATCATCGCGCGGGAACTGCACGACTCCCTGGCCCAATCCCTGTCCTACCTAAAAATCCAAGTCACTAGGCTCAGTCACGCCAATCGCAGTGAGCAGGTGAATAAATCCAAGGTGAAGGAGATTATTCACGAGTTAAAAGAGGGCTTGGACTCCTCCTATCGCCAGCTGCGCGAGCTTCTCACCACCTTCAGGCTGCAGATAGGCCCTGGCGGCCTACGCAATATCCTCGAGCAATCCATCCTCGCCTATCGCGAGCAACACCCGCAGATCACTATTCTGCTCGACTATCACCTCAATGAGGTACCACTCACTCCCCACGAGGAAATCCATCTGCTGCAGCTGGTGCGCGAAGCTACCCAGAATGCCGTATACCACTCCCAGGGAGATATGGTGCAAATCAGCTTGATTCAGGCTAAAAACCAATCGCTTAATGTGCGTATCCGCGACAATGGCGTCGGTATCAGCAATGCACCGGAAAAACGCAACCACTTCGGTATGTCAATCATGCAGGAGCGTGCCAGTAACCTGAACGGCAAATTGAATATTCAGCGGCGTGAGGAGGGGGGCACAGAGGTACAGTTTAACTTTATCCCCCTTTATGCCCGAGAGCGGGAATTGGTTTGGAGGGATGCGGGGTGA
- the csrA gene encoding carbon storage regulator CsrA, whose amino-acid sequence MLILKRRTGENLRIGTNVSVTVLEVKGNQVKIGIRAPKSLSVHREEIYIRLQKGLASGKKNR is encoded by the coding sequence ATGTTGATCTTAAAGCGCCGGACTGGTGAAAACTTAAGGATTGGAACCAATGTTTCAGTCACAGTATTGGAAGTTAAGGGGAATCAGGTGAAGATTGGGATACGCGCTCCTAAATCTCTATCGGTTCACCGTGAGGAAATATATATACGTCTTCAGAAGGGGCTGGCTTCGGGTAAAAAAAATCGCTGA
- a CDS encoding CHRD domain-containing protein encodes MRLSSLPKIAYLIMAMFLLAYSTFTTADNHHKKEKDSPTAKHGSGEKAWSDAGDDKRFTIFKADLTTANENMLGKKVNPQTPKDAGGYFIGAYNNQTHMLSFMVGYSHLSPGGVAMSHFHMQCAGAGKEPPICEPGKASGPIIQTICGMPTNPGMVADWPKTKTDKDKHGLEKKCSEGTSGFIMGKWMVEEPYRKGLMDGKVFINLHSKLDPKGEISGLLMKGK; translated from the coding sequence ATGAGACTCAGTTCATTACCCAAAATCGCTTACTTAATAATGGCGATGTTTTTGCTGGCCTATTCCACTTTCACCACTGCAGATAACCACCATAAAAAAGAAAAAGACTCACCCACTGCCAAACATGGCTCTGGCGAGAAAGCCTGGTCAGATGCGGGAGATGACAAGCGATTTACTATTTTCAAGGCCGACCTGACTACCGCTAACGAAAATATGCTCGGCAAAAAGGTGAACCCGCAAACCCCTAAAGATGCGGGTGGCTACTTTATTGGCGCCTACAATAACCAGACACACATGCTGAGTTTTATGGTTGGTTACAGCCATCTATCACCCGGTGGAGTAGCCATGTCGCATTTCCATATGCAGTGTGCCGGTGCTGGCAAAGAGCCCCCTATTTGTGAGCCAGGCAAAGCGAGCGGTCCGATTATCCAAACTATCTGTGGTATGCCAACAAACCCCGGCATGGTTGCCGACTGGCCCAAGACTAAAACCGATAAGGATAAACACGGACTGGAAAAGAAATGCTCCGAGGGCACCAGTGGATTTATTATGGGTAAATGGATGGTGGAAGAGCCCTATCGAAAAGGACTAATGGATGGGAAGGTCTTCATCAACCTGCACAGTAAACTAGACCCCAAAGGTGAAATCTCTGGATTACTGATGAAAGGTAAATAG